One genomic region from Diabrotica undecimpunctata isolate CICGRU chromosome 9, icDiaUnde3, whole genome shotgun sequence encodes:
- the LOC140450408 gene encoding U-scoloptoxin(19)-Sm1a-like yields the protein MKVAFVLALLCVGLVIGVNSGDVSHFKYEHSCVIKNGYCVFEHECPHLIEGEFRNLCPQQKSQGALCCEGYPATEKLSCAEICRPEKQCPTNLNIGRKECPHGEVCCVLV from the exons ATGAAGGTTGCTTTTGTTTTAGCTTTGCTCTGCGTTGGATTGGTGATCGGAGTGAACTCAG GCGATGTGTCACATTTCAAATATGAACATTCATGTGTAATCAAAAACGGTTATTGTGTATTCGAACATGAATGTCCGCACTTAATAGAAGGAGAGTTCCGCAACTTATGTCCTCAGCAGAAATCCCAAGGTGCCCTTTGTTGTGAAGGAT ATCCAGCAACGGAAAAACTGAGTTGCGCTGAAATCTGTAGACCAGAAAAACAATGTCCAACCAACTTAAACATTGGTAGAAAGGAATGCCCGCATGGAGAAGTGTGCTGTGTTTTAGTATGA